In Cinclus cinclus chromosome 1, bCinCin1.1, whole genome shotgun sequence, the sequence GGACGCTGAAAGACACTGGGGATCACTGCGGGACACCGGGGGACACCAGGGAACACCgagggagctgtgcaggggtCTCGGTGCTGTGGGTGACACGCGTGTCCCAAAGGGTCAGTGGCGGAGGGTagttgctgctcctgctgctgcttgcaCGGCTGTGCAGAGGCTCCAGTGCCACTAGCGTGGCTTGGTGGGGGTCAGGGTGCTGCTGATGCTGGTGCTGTGGGTGACGTGTGTCCCCAGCAGTCTGGGAGACAGCAGATGTCCATGAGGtggctggtggcactggtgacATCTGTGTTTCTGCAGTGGGTGGCTGCTGTCTGTGAAGGGTTTGTTGGCACCTGCTGACACTTGTGTCCCCACAGGCTTCATGTCAGCAGGTGGCCTCTGGTTCTGCTGGCACCCGTGTGGCTGTGGGGGGGTCCCAGTGGCACGGGTGACACCTGTGTCTTGTTAGCAGGCTCTGTGGCAGTGGCTGGCAGGAAGCCACGGGGGGGTTGGTGGCACTGGTGACACCCGTGTCCCCGCAGGCTCCGTGGCAGCGGgtggctgctgttcctgctggtgCTGGCGGGCGCAGTCTGGCTGTGCCGCCTGGTCACGGCACTCCGGCGCCTCGTGGGCTACTGGGAGATCCGGAGCTTCTACATCCGTGCGCTAGGCATCCCCGCggtgaggggctggggctgggcaggggccGAGGGGGCGCTGGGGTCTGGCTGGGCCACGCTGCGCACCGGCTGCGCACGGCGCTGTGCTGCGCCGCAGGGTGCCCAGCGCCGACGCCTGTGCCGTTgtcccaggaggagctgtgtaACCACAGCTGGCAGTCGGTGCAGGCCCGGCTGCTGGCGCTGCAGCGGCGCCAGCCCCTGTGCGTGCCGCGCCGTGAGCTGACGGAGCTTGACATCCACCACCGCATCCTGCGCTTCCGCAACTACACCGTGGCCATGGTCAACAAATCCCTGCTGCCCGTGCGCTTCCGCCTGCCGCTGCTCGGCCCCGTCGTCTTCCTCACGCGCGGCCTGCAGTTcaacctggagctgctgctgttccgCGGCCCAGCCGCGCTCTTCCAGAACACCTGGAGCCTGCGGCCGCAGGTGAAGCGGGCGGGCGCACGGCGGGCGCTGGCCCGGGGGCTGGCGCGGGcgtctgtgctgctgggggtgGCCAACCTGGCGCTGTGCCCCTGCGTGCTGGGCTGGCGCCTGCTCCTGGCCTTCTTCAGCTACGCTGAGGGGCTGAAGCGGGCTCCGGGCAGCCTGGGCGCGCGCCGCTGGTCGCTCTACGCCCGCCACTACCTGCGCCACTTCAACGAGCTGGGCCACGAGCTGCAGGCGCGGCTCGGCCGTGGCCACGCGCCGGCCACCAAATACATGGACTCGTTCAGCAGCCCGCTGCTGGCCGTGCTGGCTCGCCACGTCGGCTTCTTTGCCGGCTCCGTGCTGGCCGTGCTCATCGTGCTCACCGTGTACGACGAGGACGTGCTGACGGTGCAGCACATCCTGACAGCCATCACGCTGCTGGGGCTCGTGGTCACCGTGGCCAGGTGGGTGGGTCAGGCTCTGTGCTgggccgtgctgggctgggtgGGCAATGGGGGGCTCAGGTGGAACCCCGTCTGTGCCCCTCCAGGTCCTTCATCCCAGACGAGCACGCCGTGTGGTGCccggagcagctgctgcagcggGTTCTGGCACACGTTCATTACCTGCCCGAGCACTGGCAGGGCCGCGCCGGCCGCGCCGAGACGCGAGCAGAGATGGCACAGCTCTTCCAGTACAAGGCGGTCAGTGCAGCCCCCCGCTCCCCGAGACCCTCCTCCCCAGGACTCCACTCCCCTGACACCATCCTATCCCACCCCCAGGAGCCCACAGACTGGGAGGGTCCCATCCTGGGATTTCTCAGCCCTGGGACTCCCGACATTAGGATCCCCAGGCTGGACCCCTCAACACTGGGATCCTGTGCTCCAAAAACCCATTGCCCTGGGTCTCCCTGTCCCAATCCACTGCCCTGGGATCCCTACCCCCAGAACCCCACGGACAGGGAGCTTCCTGTGCCAGGATCTCATACCCTGGGATCCACCACACTGGGACCCTCCCGCACCAAGAGTCCCCACTCCTGAGGCACCCCCATCCCAGGAGACTCCTGCTTTGGAATCCCCCACCTTGAGCTGACCCCGGGGTCACCCTTCACCCCGGGGCAGCACTGCCCCTCCTCGGGACCTACTGCCCAGGACTACATCCCACCCCAGGACTTCCAAATCTGGGACCTCCGCCCCAGGGCACCTCAAGATCCcactgccccctccccccccccccgcaggTTTTcatcctggaggagctgctgagccccCTCGTGACCCCACTGATCCTCATCTTCGCCTTTCCCCCCCGCGCCCTCGACATCGTGGACTTCTTCCGCAACTTCACGGTGGAGGTGTCGGGGGTGGGCGACATCTGCTCCTTCGCACAGCTGGACGTGCGGCACCACGGCAACCCGCAGGTGGGGAGCGGGGGAGGCGTCGCGGGGCTGTGTGTCCCCTGCGGGGGTGTGCcacgtccctgtccctgcagtggcTGTCGGAGGGACACACGGAGGCGACCCCGGAGCGCCAGGCAGAGCACGGCAAGACGGAGCTGTCGCTGATGCGCTTCGCCCTGAGCAATCCCCGgtggcggccgccgccgcccgcccgccgcttCCTCGGCCACCTCCAGGCGCAGGTGACCCGCGACGCGGCCACCGCGCCCCCCGCGCGGCACCTGCTAGCCGAGGGGCCGCTGGCCGCGTCCCTTCTGTCCGAAGACTCGGCCCTGGCGGTAAGTGGGGGCGCTCCGGGGGGGCTGCGGGCTGTTTTGGGTCTCTCCCTGACGAATGTCCCCGCAGCCCGAGGGGCTGGTGGCCAGCGTGTTGGCGGCCAGCGGGCTGGTGGCCCGGGACCCGCGCTTTGGGCAGCCCTGCAGCAAGGCCAGCGCCACCGCCAGCCTGCTGGCGTCCTTGCGGAACCCCCTGGGGACCCCTCCCTGCGGAGCCCCGGACAGCCCCGGAGAGCACCCGTGCCCCGaggacaggtggggacaagggacaggggCCGTGAGGAGGGGAGACGTGGTGGGGACATGGGTGCCGGGGGATGTGGGGGCGTGGGGAGGGGAGACACGGCTGGGAAGGGTGTCAGGGCGGTGAGGGGTGGCACTGAGGGGGGCTCTCATGGTGGGGAGCAGTGTTCTTGTGGGGACGGGGGGTCGTGGCGGGGAGGGGAGAGGGTGTCACGGAGGGGTTGTCGTGGCAGGGAAGGGGTGTCACAGGGAGGAGGGAGTGTTGCGGCGGTGGTGTCACCTCGTGCCCCCGTGCCCACCTCCCCTGCCCCAAGGCCGGCGCTGAGTGAGTCGCGGCTGCGCAGCTTGAGTCGCTCGGCTCTGCTGGCCGAGGTGGCCTCGGCCGAGATGAGCCTTCACGCCATCTACCTGCACCAGGTGTGTCACCTGCGGTTCCCGAGGTCCCCCTGCCCACAGCACTCCGGGACAGGTCTCTTGGGGTTGCCTAGTGTCCCCGTGCCCACCAGAGTGTCACTGTCTGGGTGCTCTGCCTCACCCCCTGGGAGTCCTACCTGGCccttgtcccttgtccccagcgGCATTCCAGGCTGCCCccgccctccctgccccacTGGGTGACACCCACCCACCGTTCTTGGCCACTGCCAGCTGGGGACGAGGCACCCCATCTGCTCTCACCCATGTGACAGCCCCTTCTGGCACCCTTTTGGGGCCGGGAAGTGTCCTGGGCTGAGGgacccctgccctgctgccccacGGGGAGGCAGCTTgacatgggggggggggaggggggcggtCTGCTGTGATGGGGGCTCTAGCAGCAATGTGGGCGCTCTGGGTGCCTCTGGGGTGATCTGAGCACTGATCTGGGCTATTccttgtcccctgtcccctcccagctccaccagcagcagcagcagcagccacagggctCCAGCCCCCAGCCCGTGGGAGTACCCAAACACCCCTTTGTGACCACAGGTGAGCACGGCCCCGGGGGTGTCccgggggctggggggacactgcTGACAGCAGTGGAGGGTTCTGGGGGTGCTGACCCCTCTGTGCCCCCCAGGCTCGGCTGCCCGGGCCTCGCAGCTGAGGGAGATGCCGCTGGGTGGGTGGGccgaggaagaagaggaggaggaagaggagacaaTGACGTAGCTGGACCCGGCTCCGGTgggtggggacacgggggagcGGGGGCCCCGGGACTGGGACATGGAGACCCCCAGGGCTGAGGGTACAGGGAGTCCTGGCACTGGGacatgggcactgccaggctggggcacAGAGACCCCCGGGGCCGGGGGTCAGTGGGCTTGGGCTGCCACGTGTGCTGGAGCTCCCAGTTCCTGGGGTGCCCAGTATTGGGGTCCCCGAGTGCCAGAGCCCCCACTCCGGGGTCTCCACTCTAGGGTCCTTGCTGACGCCTCATTCCCTCTGCAGGGTCCTGGTAGTGCCAAGACACCCCGGAGGTGCCGGGCGAACTGCCGGGGGCACAGTGGGGGGCTCACCGTGCCCACTATGCTGCCAGGGGGGCCCTGTCCGTGGGAGCCCCCTAGCTCGGGGTGTCCCTGATGCCCCCACTATGGTGCAGAGCCGGGAGTGCTGCCAGTCCCCCCAGGTGCTGTTTttggggaagcacagggctggtgCCCCCTGTGGTGCCCAGAGCACCAGCTGAAATAAAGGTTTACAGAGGGTCTGTGCCCACTAGCTGCGCCCGGGGGTGAGCTCGGGGTCCTGGGGGGCGATGCCATGGATGGGGCCAAGGCAGtttggggtgacactgggggcTTGGgcaggtggcagcagtggtgctggaAGGGGGTGCACTCACTTGCAGCCACACAGGTGTGAGCCACAGGACCATGGCCACAGCCCCCTCCCACCATTTCCAACCCTCAGCGCCACAGCCACGTGGCTGTGTCCTTTTGCCCCCCATTTCCCACCCCTCGTGTCTGGAGCGTGGCCAGGTGACCCCAGAGGTGCCACAAAGTCCATCcgtccctgtgccacctcccACGCGCCCAGTGCCACCGCGGGAGCTGAAGTGCCAGGCCGGGGGTATCAAAACTAAACCTTTACTGGGGGTGGCAGGACTGGGGGCACAGCCGCAGGGACTCCCGCGTCCCTGCGCTCAGGGcgggcccggcgggcgccgCTCCTGCAGGGAGAAGGACTGGCTGCGGATGCGCAGGGCCACCTCCTGTGTGCGGAACGTCAGCCCGAAGATGTCCTCGTGGTAGCGGTTCTTGTCCTAAGGGACAGCTGTCAGGGCCGGGTGTCCACAGGCACGTCCCCTGTGACGTTCCCGTGCCCAGCCCTTACCCTCAGCTCGCTGATGATGTCCCCCGCCTGCCCCAGTGTCATGTCGCCTTCCTGGGCCAGGATGTGCTGCACGGTCTGCAGCACCTCGGTGGCCATGGTGACGTCCCCGCACACGTACATGTGGCCCCCGTCCCGGCAGAGCACCTGGTGCACCTGGGCCGCCAGCTGTGCCCGCAGCACGTCCTGCACGTACGTCTGGGGACACGCAGGGACCATGGCGTCCTGCACCCACCCgacctgtgcccaggtccccatCCCCGCCCCGACCCTTtgtgtgctgtccctgcccttgtcTGTGACCCCAGCCCCTCACCTCCGTCTCTGGCTTAGCATCCCCCACCAATCCCTGATCCCTCCATTTCCATCCTCACCTTGTCCTTGTCCCCGCAGTACGTCCCTCCCCAGCTTCATGCCCATCCCAGCCTGTTTCTatcccatcccctgccccatcccactcCTGTTCCTGTCTCACCTTGGGGGTACTGGGCTCACGGGAGAAGGCTGTGAGCACCTGGCTGAGGGCGCCCTGCTCCCGCGCCTGCTCCATCTCCTCACGGTAAATGTGGTCCAGAGTGGATGAGCGGCACCCGAACACCAGCACCATGGGGCCCAGGGGGCCACCTGCAGGGGGATAGTGTCCTCGTGTCCCCACACCCCCTGTCCCTACAGCCCCGcccacccctgtccccacaTTCCcgcatccccacatccccatgtACCCCACACCCCCGCATCCCTCCCGTCTCCCCATCCTCCCAACCCCCTGTctccccgtccccatccccatgTCACTATTTCTCCATCCCCGTCTCCCTGGCCCCCCACGGCCCCTGTAGCCTTGTCCCTAGCCCCGTGTCCacatgtccctgtgccctgtccctaCCTCCGGCTCGCAGCAGCtgcagccggtgctgccaaaagCTGCGGAAGGGCGCGACTCCAGTGCCGGGTCCCACGAGGATGCAGGGGGTGTCGGGGGCGGGCGGCAGCCGGAACGAGGGGGCCCTGCAGCAGTCGGCGGTCACTTGGGGGGCTTGAGCCCAGCCCCGGATGGCGATATCGGGAAATGGGGTTAGGGTAGGATAAAGGTAGGCAAGGGACATGTAGGGGAGCAGTGGAGGAGGACAGACGGGGGTGGCAGGCAGGGGGACGCACGTGGCAGGACAGCCATCGCTTACCCCCGGATGAAGGCTGGCACTGTGTCCCCTGGCTGCAGCCGCGCCAGCCACGTGGAGCAGACGCCGTAGTGGAGGGGACCCTGCCCGTCTGTGGGGACCAGAGGGGGCTGGTGGGGCTGCGGCGGGTGGCACTCCCAAAGGCAGCCCCTCACAGAGCCTCCCACAGGGCCTGGGGACTCCTCTGTGCCTtaggtgggcagggctggcggATGGGGGGACCTGAAGATGCTCAGGGCACACTGGAGATTTCCGGGAAACGCTGGAGGTGCACTGGAGCCCCCGAAGATGCCCTGGAGGTGCCCCACCTCGCCATgcccgtccccatccccatccccgtgCCGCTCACTCTCGCTGTGGTAGGTGACGACGGCCACGGTGAGGTGGATCTCGCCCGGGTGGGCTCCGGGCGCGGAGCTGATGGAGTAGTATcggggctggagcagcgggagctgggagagcagcagcgcGGCCGGCAGAGCCACGGACGGGAACTCGGCCAGCACCTCTGGCAGCGTCGGGCAGCGGAACCACTTCCACTCCTCGTACAGCCGCGCGTCCTGCGGCCACAAGGCTGGGACACCGGGGACCCCACACTCGGCCCCGGGGACCCCCAGAGCCTGCCACCAGACCGAGGGGACCAGCAGCCAGCCCGGAGTGGGGGGGCAGCATCCCAGTATGCAGACTGTGAGGTAACTGGCAACCCAGCAGCCCAGAATCCCAGCCAGAGAGGGGttccccagcccccccagccccagctccccagtccccccagcccctctccggGTGCTGACTCCCCCGCTCCCCTcacctgcgccaggcgctgGAGCCGCTCCCGCTCCGTGGGGTCCTGCGCCAGcgagcccaggagctgcaggaattgCGGGCTCGGGGGGGTCGCCACGTCCAGGTAGAAGGTGAGAGCCTGGGCCAGGGTGCAGGGGGGCAGCCGgggctgcagcacccagcgGGGCCCGGGGCTGGACCcacctggggatggggaggatTGTGACGCTCAGTTCTGTCCTGTATCCTTCCCAAGGcccttcctcttttctctctccctcagTCCCTTCCCATTCCTTTCCCCAGCCCAAATTTCTTCCTCTGCCCCGATTTCTTCTCATTCCCCTTTTTCTCTCCCCAAGCCTCGGCCCCTCCCCATCTTCTCCCGGTCCATAGAAGCGGGaccccctcctgtcccccccaAACCGCTGGAGTCTCCTCaatccccccgtgtccccccgtaCCGGCGGGGTCCCCGTCTCGGCTCTCCATCGCCAGGGGCTGCTCGGGGGGGGGCGGGTCCTCCACGCGCTCCAGGACCCCCCGCACCAGCTCCTCGCGGTTGGCGGGGAACACGCCCAGGTGGTCCCCGGGCAGGTGCCGCAGCCCGGCCTGCTCCGCGCAGCTCACCCGCACCAGCAGCGTCTGCCGGCTGCGGGGACAGGGGGGTcaggggggcactgggagggccAGTGGGGCGGTGAGGTGGGGATTCCTGTGCGGGGAGGTCTCACCTGGACTCCTCACTCTGCAGGTTCTCCACAGACAGCACCGAGCAGGGGAACACCTGGCGCTTGTGCAGCTGGGACAGTCCTGGGGAGTGCGGGGGGGTCATGGGGGAACTGGGGGCGTGGAATGCGTGGGAAGATCTGGAGGGTTAGGGGACACGGGGGACTGGTGGCCATGGGGGGCTGAGGAGGCACTGGAGGGCATagggggactggggacacagggatacaTGTAGGGACGAGGGGTCATAGGGGGACTGGAGTGACTGGGTGGCCATGAGGGGACATGGATGAGCTGGGGAGGaacagggatttggggggacatggaggggcaCGGGGGCTGGGGAGCCATGGGGGGACAGGAAAACTGAGGGAGACACAAAGGGTGTTGGGGAGGTCatgagggggctgggggagtcccggggggggggctgggggtgatcCCCCAGCACTGTGGGATGTGAGGGGATCCCACAGGGTGCTCGGGAGGTGCTGTGGGGTGTCCCGGTCGACCCACGGCGTAGGTGTAGGTGATAGGTGGGGGGTGACACGAGAACTCAAGAGGTCccgaggggtttgggggggggggtcccggaGAAGTCGGTACCGGCCAGAGTCTCGGTGGCCTGGGGCTGTGGCACCAGCCGGTGCCTCTGGCGCTTCCAGCCCTGGGGCGGGGCGAACAGCTCCTcggccccccccgccccgtcccccACACAGAACGTCTCGCAGGCAGCCTAGGGATACGGGGAGGGCGGTGGGTGCCAAGCGGGGGGCCTGTGGGTGCCCCCCAACCCTGGTATCTCGTAGACCAGGTGTGCCCAGGGCTCCTGATGGCCCCCCCAGCCCCCGTACCTGGAACACCTGGCGCGCCCAGGTGCGGAACGACTCCTCCTGGGCACACAGCTCATCGCCCTCGCCCAGGGGCAGCACTC encodes:
- the NOS3 gene encoding nitric oxide synthase 3 isoform X3; translation: MFSLLCSHIQFATNRGNIRSAITIFPPRAPGRGDFRIWNPQLIRYAGYRQPDGSVRGDPANVDITELCIQHGWIPGEGRFDVLPLLLQSPDESPELFPLPPELVLEVPLHHPTLEWFSELGLRWHALPAVANLLLEIGGLEFPAAPFNGWYMGTEIGSRNLCDHHRYNVLPEVAQRMGLDTGTSSSLWKDRAAVEVNVAVLHSFQVAQVTIVDHHAATESFMKHLAAEGRARGGCPADWAWIVPPLSGSLTPVFHQEMVNYHLSPTFRYQPEAWKVYVSKGTTVTRRKTFKEVANAVKISAKLMGHVMARRVKATILYATETGKSRTYAWNLCQLFRRAFDPKVLCMDEYDVVALEHETLVLVVTSTFGNGDPPECAESFSKALMEMTSPYTSTSQAEPPMSYKLRFNSVSQSDQLVSSWKKKRRQLSNTDSAGTLGALRFAVFGLGSRAYPHFCAFARAVDTRLEELGGERVLPLGEGDELCAQEESFRTWARQVFQAACETFCVGDGAGGAEELFAPPQGWKRQRHRLVPQPQATETLAGLSQLHKRQVFPCSVLSVENLQSEESSRQTLLVRVSCAEQAGLRHLPGDHLGVFPANREELVRGVLERVEDPPPPEQPLAMESRDGDPAGGSSPGPRWVLQPRLPPCTLAQALTFYLDVATPPSPQFLQLLGSLAQDPTERERLQRLAQDARLYEEWKWFRCPTLPEVLAEFPSVALPAALLLSQLPLLQPRYYSISSAPGAHPGEIHLTVAVVTYHSENGQGPLHYGVCSTWLARLQPGDTVPAFIRGAPSFRLPPAPDTPCILVGPGTGVAPFRSFWQHRLQLLRAGGGPLGPMVLVFGCRSSTLDHIYREEMEQAREQGALSQVLTAFSREPSTPKTYVQDVLRAQLAAQVHQVLCRDGGHMYVCGDVTMATEVLQTVQHILAQEGDMTLGQAGDIISELRDKNRYHEDIFGLTFRTQEVALRIRSQSFSLQERRPPGPP
- the ATG9B gene encoding autophagy-related protein 9B, giving the protein MEQGEEDRDYREYRRLEDCEEDSPPGEEEEEQLLLHVTEGPTDSWHHIKDLDSFFTKIYQFHQRNGFACVLLSDVLELVQFLFVVTFSTFLLCCVDYDVLFAMRPLNHSHVPERSKVTLPDAVLPAPQCTRRLRGSGWLLFLLVLAGAVWLCRLVTALRRLVGYWEIRSFYIRALGIPAEELCNHSWQSVQARLLALQRRQPLCVPRRELTELDIHHRILRFRNYTVAMVNKSLLPVRFRLPLLGPVVFLTRGLQFNLELLLFRGPAALFQNTWSLRPQVKRAGARRALARGLARASVLLGVANLALCPCVLGWRLLLAFFSYAEGLKRAPGSLGARRWSLYARHYLRHFNELGHELQARLGRGHAPATKYMDSFSSPLLAVLARHVGFFAGSVLAVLIVLTVYDEDVLTVQHILTAITLLGLVVTVARSFIPDEHAVWCPEQLLQRVLAHVHYLPEHWQGRAGRAETRAEMAQLFQYKAVFILEELLSPLVTPLILIFAFPPRALDIVDFFRNFTVEVSGVGDICSFAQLDVRHHGNPQWLSEGHTEATPERQAEHGKTELSLMRFALSNPRWRPPPPARRFLGHLQAQVTRDAATAPPARHLLAEGPLAASLLSEDSALPEGLVASVLAASGLVARDPRFGQPCSKASATASLLASLRNPLGTPPCGAPDSPGEHPCPEDRPALSESRLRSLSRSALLAEVASAEMSLHAIYLHQLHQQQQQQPQGSSPQPVGVPKHPFVTTGSAARASQLREMPLGGWAEEEEEEEEETMT